The sequence GCAGCCTGTTGGCTTTACCGGCGCACGCTGGCCCATTGCGACGACAGGCAGCCTGCGCCGCCGTACGATGAGTCGCCGCTTAAAGCACACCGCTCCGGTTCCTTGCACGAACGGAACCGGAGCGGTTCTTCCCTCAGATCAACTGCCGGGACATCAGAACTTGTATGTTGCACCGATCTGCGCGAAACGGCCAATGTACGTGTAGATCGACTGGTCGTACCCCGTCTGATCCAACGTGCCGTTTGCAAAGATCGGATCGTACGGCGGTGTGCGATTGAAGATGTTGTCGATGCCGCCGTAGATCGTCCAGTGCTTGAACCCCGTGTACGTCATCATCAGGTTGAACTGGCTGTACGATCCCACCTTGTTCGGCCCGGCGGGATTCAGATTCTGCGCGTACGGTCCCGTGAACTGCCACGTCAACGCTGCGTCGAACTTGTGGTACGTCCAGTCCAGGGTCGTGTTGCCTCTCCAGCGCGGGAAGCTGCCACCGAACGGTTGCGTGAGGGTGTAGTCGTTACCCGCGCCGTTCACCGGCGCGATGCCCGGGGAGCCGAGCTTGAAGCTGTTCACGTAAGCCCAGTCACCCGACACGGTGAACGTACCGGCCGTCGTCGTCGGCAGCGCCTGACGGAACGTGCCTTCGAAGCCGTTCGTGTCGAGGTAGCCGAGGTTCTGGTACGGAATGACCTTGTAGAGCACGTCGCCCGTTGTCGGGTCGATGGCAACCTGCGAAGGCGCGCCCTGGCCGATCACGTTATCGACGCGAATCTTGTACCAGTCAAAGCCGACATCGGTCGTACGGGTCGGCGCCAGCTGGAAGCCGATGTTGAAGTTACGCGTGCGCTCCGGCGCCAGGTTCGGATTCCCCTCCGTGATCGAGGTGTAATTCTGGCCGGTGTTCTGGTCCACCTGGATACCCAGCGTCTGCGACTTGCTGTCCTCGACGAACGTCGGCGCACGGAAGCCGCGGTCGTACGAGGTATACATCGTCAGCGCCTGAACCGGCTGATAGCGCAGCGCGAAGCGCGGCGAGAACGCACCGCCCACATCGCTGTAGTGGTCGTAACGACCCGACTGGCTGAACGTCAGGTTGCGCACAATCGGAATGTCCACCTGGTAATACACGGCCGCAACGTTGCGCTGCCCGTTCACGGTCTGGAGATTCGGGTTGGCGACGAGGCCATCTTCGAATGCTCCACCCGGGTTGAGCACTTCGCTCTGGTGCGTAAACTGCGCACCGAACCCGAGACCTACGTCGCCCGCCGGCAGGTGGAACAACTCCGGCGTCGATAGCGTCGCGTCAACAGTATCGAGCTTCGAGATGCCCAGGTTGTCCGCATTCATGTACAACCCGTTGAACCCGTTGGGTGTAGCCGACGGATTGGCGAAATTCAGCGTGCCGTTCTGGTAAATGTTGGTCAGTGCGGCGGTGTTCAGCTGGTTCGTGTAGGTGTTCGCGACCGTGCTTTGCGAGTGGCTGACCGACGTCGCCCAATCCCATTCACCATTCGGCAGGTTAAACGAGCCTTTGATGCCGGTGGACGCGCGCCAGTACGTGGCATACGTCTTTTCCGCTACCGTGTTCGGGAAAGCATACGTGAGCGGCGTAGCCACGCCGAACGGGTTGTACGGGTTGCTCGCTGGCACCGACGTGTTGAACGGGGACAGCAGCTTCGTCTGCGGGTTCCACACGAGGGTGGGAACCTGCGGATTGCCGACAACGTTGTTCCATAGGCCGTCGTTCGTGGTGGTCGTATTGCTGCTGATCAGGAAATCGCCGAACGCGGTCGTCGTATCGTTGATCTTGAAGTCAGCGTGAAGCTTCGCGTTCAGACGCTCAGTCAGCGGCGCAATGGACATGCCTTCCGCGGTGTTGAAGCCGCAGACCGTGCCTGCCGATCCCGCCGTCAGCGAGTTGGTGCCTGCAGGGCGGACCGAGCCGCCGAACGGACAGTTGTTCAACGCCTGCACACCGCCGCCGGGCATGCTCCAGTACGACGGCGCGAGCAACGAAAGGCCGCCTGGCTGATTGGTGAAATCCTGGTTTTGCGTCGAGTCGCGGTCGGCGAGCGTGAAGCCGTTCGACTTGTAGTAGCTCGCCGCAGCCGTCACATTGAAGCGATCGGAGTTGAGATCGCCGAAGCCGCCCAGCACGCCGAATTTGGTCGTGCCGGCACCGCCGCCGCCATTAATCGCGCTACCGTAGCTGCCGTCGAGTTGCAGCCCCTGGAAGTCGTGCTTCGTAATGATGTTGACCACACCCGCAATAGCGTCCGAGCCGTATTGCGACACGGCACCGGTCTTCACGATTTCGATGCGATCAATCGAGTTCAACGGCAACGTGTTCAGGTCGAAGAACGAGTCGACGCTGTTCGAGTAGAACGCGAACGGCGTAACGCGCTGTCCATCCACCAGCACCAGCGTGTATTTTTCGCTGAGACCGCGCAGGGCGATACCCGCAGCGCCTGCGGCAAAGTTGCCGGACTGGCCTTCGCTCCAACTATTCGCCGAGTTGGCTGAGGTATCGCGCAGAAAATCGGCGACAGTCGTGGCGCCGCTATTCTGAATGTCTTTCTGCGAAACCGTCTGAACCTGATTGAAGCCGACCTTGTCCGAGCTGCGGATCAGCGAGCCGGTCACTTCGAATTTCTTCAGTTGCTGTACGCCTTTGCCAGCCGGCGTCCCGGTGTTGTTGTCCGCGGACGGTGTGGCGGCAGTGCCTGATGCCGGAGCCGGAGCCGCAGCCGATGCCGCAGCCGATGCCGGAGCTGCAGCCGCTGCCGGCGTGCTTTCCGTGGTCGTCGCGCCTGCCGCGGTTCCGGTGGTGGCCGGCTGGCTTTGCGCAAACGCCGGCACGGCGATTGCGGCCGACAACGCCAGTTCAGCCCAGATTATTCTTTTGATGGCAAGCGCCAATGCCCTTTGTTTCATTTTTCCCCTTCCCGCTCGTCAATAAGGCCACAGCTGTGTGTGAAGAGAGATCTTGTGAACCTCTCCACTCGATATACGGCGATCGTGCGCCGCGCTCCGTTAAAGCTGCCCCGCGCTTCTGCCCGGCAAACCGGTCAATACCGCACCGGATTGCAAATACAGACAGGAAGACAGGACACTTCAGATACTCAAATATCGGACTACTTATTTATTACAAACGAAATGCGCAGCGCTTACTAATTGTTTTCACTTTTTCTATCACCGGTGATGGTGAGATGGGCAATGCATTTCCCATCTCACCAAACCAGAATCAAACATTAAGTTATGCTTACAAACACTGAGCGATTGCTTTCAACGAAAGCACGGAGCAAAGGTATTTAAAACAATCTTGGCGTACCCACCCACACCACCACTGCTTCTTCGCGGGCCGTATTGGACCAGGAATGAGGCACGGTGGACTCGTAATGCGCGGTGTCACCTGCCTGCAATACGAACGTTGTACCTTCTAACGTGAGCGATATCTGGCCGCTCATCACGTACAAAAACTCTTCCCCTGCATGCGTCGTGACTTCCGATGGGTTCTGCCCCACCGGCATCCTGACGAGAATCACTTCCAGTTTGCTGCCGACCGACAGGTTCGTCAGCCGTCCAAAACGATTCGCGGTTCCGTCGAATCCGAAGTACTTCAGTTCACTTCCTCTGCGGACCGACTTGTCTTCGGTTGGCGTATCGACGAAGTACTGCACCGTCACACCTAGAGCCCGAGCAATGCCCACTAGCGATGTGATTGAAGGCGTTGCATGACCTCGT comes from Burkholderia sp. GAS332 and encodes:
- a CDS encoding iron complex outermembrane recepter protein — protein: MKQRALALAIKRIIWAELALSAAIAVPAFAQSQPATTGTAAGATTTESTPAAAAAPASAAASAAAPAPASGTAATPSADNNTGTPAGKGVQQLKKFEVTGSLIRSSDKVGFNQVQTVSQKDIQNSGATTVADFLRDTSANSANSWSEGQSGNFAAGAAGIALRGLSEKYTLVLVDGQRVTPFAFYSNSVDSFFDLNTLPLNSIDRIEIVKTGAVSQYGSDAIAGVVNIITKHDFQGLQLDGSYGSAINGGGGAGTTKFGVLGGFGDLNSDRFNVTAAASYYKSNGFTLADRDSTQNQDFTNQPGGLSLLAPSYWSMPGGGVQALNNCPFGGSVRPAGTNSLTAGSAGTVCGFNTAEGMSIAPLTERLNAKLHADFKINDTTTAFGDFLISSNTTTTNDGLWNNVVGNPQVPTLVWNPQTKLLSPFNTSVPASNPYNPFGVATPLTYAFPNTVAEKTYATYWRASTGIKGSFNLPNGEWDWATSVSHSQSTVANTYTNQLNTAALTNIYQNGTLNFANPSATPNGFNGLYMNADNLGISKLDTVDATLSTPELFHLPAGDVGLGFGAQFTHQSEVLNPGGAFEDGLVANPNLQTVNGQRNVAAVYYQVDIPIVRNLTFSQSGRYDHYSDVGGAFSPRFALRYQPVQALTMYTSYDRGFRAPTFVEDSKSQTLGIQVDQNTGQNYTSITEGNPNLAPERTRNFNIGFQLAPTRTTDVGFDWYKIRVDNVIGQGAPSQVAIDPTTGDVLYKVIPYQNLGYLDTNGFEGTFRQALPTTTAGTFTVSGDWAYVNSFKLGSPGIAPVNGAGNDYTLTQPFGGSFPRWRGNTTLDWTYHKFDAALTWQFTGPYAQNLNPAGPNKVGSYSQFNLMMTYTGFKHWTIYGGIDNIFNRTPPYDPIFANGTLDQTGYDQSIYTYIGRFAQIGATYKF
- a CDS encoding transcriptional regulator, XRE family with cupin sensor, producing MVLPLDNKAQVAVSIGSKVRALRQRLKRTLDEVATTAGISKPFLSQVERGHATPSITSLVGIARALGVTVQYFVDTPTEDKSVRRGSELKYFGFDGTANRFGRLTNLSVGSKLEVILVRMPVGQNPSEVTTHAGEEFLYVMSGQISLTLEGTTFVLQAGDTAHYESTVPHSWSNTAREEAVVVWVGTPRLF